AGGGTGGTGTGCGGGGCGGCCTCGAAGGTGTCCGCCGCGCCGGACCGGAGCCCGAGCCGGACGTCCACCTGCTGCGCGGCGGCCCCGGGTGCGGTGACGGAGAGCCGGAAGGTGTAGCGGGCGCTCCCGCCCGGCGCCAGGTCGGTGCTCGGCAGGGCGCTGCCGCCGCCGCGCAGCGAACGGTCGCAGCCGACCGTCAGCGGGAGGGGTGTCCAGCCCGAGGGCGTCCGCACCTGGAGCAGCAACTCGTCGGCGCGCAGCGCCTCCTGGGGCTCTCGGGCGGCGTCGTTCCGGAGGGCGGGCAGCGGGGCGCCGGTGAGGGCGGTGGCCCCGGTGTTGTCGACCTCCGCGGTGAACTCGACCGGGGCCCCGCCCGCCACCAGCGTCCGGTCCGCGAGCGGCAGGAGCGCCACCGAAGCGGTCGGCGCCGACGGGGTGCTGGTCGCGGTCGCGCTCGCACCGGTGCTCGCCGTCGCGCTCGCGCTCGCCGCGCCGGGGTCGGACGCCGGGTCCGACGCGGGCGCGGGGGCGGAGGGCGGGGCCGGGGGCGCGGTGGCGGCCGGCCCTTCGCCGCAGGCCCAGGCGGCGGGGGCGCCGCCGAGGACGAGGACGGTGCCCAGGGCGGTTCCGGCACCGAGGGCGGCGAGACGGGAGTGGACGGGCACGGCAGTTCCCCCCAGGGACGGAAGCGGCGGGCAGCGGGTCGTACACGCGTGCCCCCCGTCTCCCCGCTGTCGCCAGGAGAATGCCGCCCGATCCGGGCCCGACCGAATCCGCTGCCGTCCGCCGCCGTCGGGTCCGCCCGTCGTGGTGGGCGCGGGGCTGGTCAGGCGCGGTGGGCGAGGGTGAACTCCCAGGCGTCGGCGACGATCCGGTCGAGGTCGGGGTGGCGCGGGGTCCAGCCGAGGGCCTCGCGGGCGCGGTCGGCGGCGGCGACCAGGACGGCCGGGTCGCCCGGGCGGCGGTCGGCGACCTGGACGGGGATCTCCCGGCCGGTGACGCGCCTGACGGACTCGATGACCTCGCGCACCGAGAAGCCGGTGCCGTTGCCGAGGTTGCAGATGAGGTGCTCGCCGGGCCGGGCGGCGGCCAGCGCCAGCAGGTGGGCCTCGGCGAGGTCGGCGATGTGGATGTAGTCGCGGATGCAGGTGCCGTCGGGGGTGGGGTAGTCCTCGCCGAAGACCGCGATGTGCGGGCGCTGCCCGAGCGCGGCCTGGAAGACCAGCGGGATCAGGTGCGACTCCGGCTCGTGCCGCTCGCCGTAGCGGCCGTAGGCGCCGGCCACGTTGAAGTAGCGCAGGCTCACCGCCGCCAGGCCGTGCGCGATCGCCTCGGAGGTGATCAGGTGGTCCACGGCCAGCTTGGTGGCGCCGTAGGCGTTGGTCGGCGAGGTCCGCGCACTCTCCTTGATCGGCACCTGCTCGGGCTCCCCGTACACCGCCGCCGTCGAGGAGAACACCAGCCTGCCCACGCCCGCCTTGCGCATCGCCGCCACCAGTTCGAGCGAACCGGCCACGTTGTTGCGCCAGTACTTCTCCGGGTCCGCCACCGACTCCCCCACCTGCGAGGACGCCGCGAAGTGCAGCACCGCGTCGAAGGAGGAATCCAGCACCCCGGCCGCGTCCTGGATCCGCCCCCGGACGAACTCCGCCCCCTCCGGCACCCCCTCCGCGAACCCGGTCGACAGGTCGTCCAGCACCGTCACCCGGTGGCCCGCCTCCAGCAGGTGCGCCGCCACCACGCTCCCGACGTAACCGGCTCCGCCCGTGACCAGGTACGTGCCCATGCCCGCTGACCTCCACCACTCGATGCCCACGGTTCCCACCGTGCTACTCGATCAGAATTCAACAGAATCAAACCAAAGTCAACGAGAAGGGTGGGGGTTCCCGGTGGATCGGTCACCCCGCCCGGCCGGCCCGGGGGGCGGTGGTTGGACGCCCGGACCGGGGGTAACCGCCGCACATGCTGACCGTGGGTGTGGAAGAGGAGTACCTGCTGCTGGACGCCGCCACCGGGGTGCCGGTGGCCCGGGCCGAACAGGTCCGGCAGACGGCCGGCCTGCAACCGGCGATCGACCGGTCCGAGGTCCAACGCGAGCTCCTACAAGCCCAGTTGGAGATCGCCACCCCGGTCTGCGAGACGCTCGACGAAGTCGCCGCGCACCTGGAACGGCTGCGCGGCGCCCTCGCCGCCGCCGCCGCGGAGCACGGCTGCCGACTGGCCGCCTGCGGCGCCGCACCCTTCGCCGACCGCCTGGCGGTACCGGTCAGCGACACCCCCCGCTACCGCACCATCCGCGCCGAGGCCCCGCAGCTGACCGACGAGCAGCTGATCAACGGCATGCACGTGCACACCGCCGTGCCGGACCGCGGGGCCGGCGTCGCCGTCCTCAACGGACTGCGCCGCTGGCTGCCGCTGCTCGTCGCGCTGTCCGCCAACTCGCCGCTGTGGAACGGCACCGACACCGGTTTCGCCGACTGGCGGACGGTGGTCTTCAGCCGGTGGCCGATCAGCGGGGTGCCGCCGCGGTTCGACGGCGCCGCCGACTACGACGAGCGCATCCACGCCCTCGTCGACACCGGGCTGGTCGGCGACACCGGCGGGCTCTACTGGCAGGCCCGGCTCTCCGAGCGCTACCCCACCGTGGAGACCAGGGCCATGGACGTCCAGCTCCGCGTCGACGAGGCGGTGATGCTGGCCGGCCTGGTCCGGGCGATCACCGCCACCCTCCTCACCGACCCCGGCCGCGCCGCCGCACCCCCCGAGCCCCACCCCGAGGCCCTGGCCGCCGCGGTCTGGTACGCCGCCCGGCGCGGCTGCACCGAGCGCCTCCCCGACCCCCTCACCGGCACCCTCGACTCCCCGCCGGTGGTGGTGGACCGCGTCCTGGACGCCCTCGGCCCCGCGCTGCGCCGCAACGGCGACGCCCAGTGGGTCGAACCCCTGCTGGCGCGGCTGCTCACCGAGGGCAACGGCGCCGTCCGCCAGCGCCGCGAACTGCGCCGCAACGGGCGCGCCGGACTGGTCGACCTCATCAGCGCCGTCACCGACGGCACGCCGTCCGGGAGCCCCGCCACGTCGTCCGGAAGCCCCGCCACGCCGTCCGGGAACGCTGTCACCGACGGCACGCCGTCCGAACCGGTCGGCGACCCGGCCGGGTGAGCCGGGGCGGCCCGGCGCGCACCGGCGGCGGACGGCGGGACCGGCCGGGCCCGCTCACAGGCGCAGCACGACCAGGGCGGTGTCGTCGGTGAGCCCGGCGGGCGGGACGAGGTCGGCGAGCAGGGCGTCGGCCAGTGGTCCCGGCTCGGCGCGGCGGTGGCGGGCCAGCGAGCGGGCCAGCCGGGCCAGGCCGACGTCGATGTCCTCGCGGCGGCGCTCGACCAGGCCGTCGGTGTACAGGACGAGGACGGAGCCCTCGACGAAGGCCGTCCGCGCCTGGGGGCGCCCGGCCCACTCGGGGCGGGCGCCCAGCGGGGGATCGGTGGCCCGGTCCAGGAAGGTCACGGCCCCGTCCGGCCCGCACAGGGCGGGCGGCGGGTGGCCGGCGCAGCTGTAGGCGAGGGTGCGCTCCGCCCGGTCGATGAAGACCGACACGGCGGTGCTGTTCTCCGCGCCGTCCACGGAGCGGGCGTACCGGTCGAGCACCTCCAGGGCCTGGGCCGGGCCGGCCGCGACCCGGGAGGCGGCCGACAGCGCGCTGCGCAGCTGCCCCATCACCCCGGCGGCGCGCAGCCCGTGCCCGACCACGTCGCCGACGGCCACCGCGGTGCGGCCGTCGCCGGGCAGCTCGACCAGGTCGTACCAGTCGCCGCACACGTTCAGCGCACCGGCGGCGGGCCGGTAGCGGACGGCCGCCCGGTGGTGGTCCGGCGGGCGCAGCGCGGGCAGCATCGCGGCCTGGAGGTGCAGGGCCACCTCCCGTTCGCGGGCGTGCGCCCGGCGCAGGCGCTCGTTGACGTCCTGGAGCTCCCGGGCCCGGCTGTACAGCTCGGCCCCCAGCACCCGGGTCCGGCCGCTGTCGCGGATGCCGCGGGCCTTGATCAGCTCGGTGACCTCCTCGACCCGGTGCACCAGGAGCACCACCTCCCCGTCCGGGCCGAGGACGGGCACGTTGACCGTGCTCCAGTACCGCTCCTCCCACTCCCCGGGACGCCCGGCCTCCTCCACGTCGTAGCGCTGCAGGGCCATGGCGTCGCGCACCCCGGTGGCCAGGACGCGCCGCAGCGAGGCGTGCAGGTTGCGCACGCCGCTGGCCGTCGGTTGGCCGGGGTTGTCCGGGAAGACGTCGAACAGGAAGCGGCCGACCACCTGCGCGCGGTCCCGCCCGGACAGCAGCAGGTACGCCTCGTTCACGTCCGCGAACACCAGGTCGGGGGTGAGCAGGGCGACCGCGCCGGGCAGGGCCTGGAAGACGCCCGGGTAGTCGATCACGGGTCCGCTCACGATCACCTGCCGTACGCCGCCGGGTCCCGGTCGGGGAGTGCTTCCACGATAGGCACGGGAGCCCCGACCGGCCCCCGCTCCCGGCCCCGCCCCGTGAACCGGCCCGGCCGACCGGGGTGACGAGCGGGCGCATGGACCGGGGCGGGCCGGACACACGCGGGACATGCGCACCAGGTGGACGACCCGGCAGACGAAGGCACGACGCGCGGTCCCGTACGCGGGAGCCGCCCTGGCAGTGGCGGCCGCCGCCGCGGTGGGCGCCCGGGCCGCCGGCCCCGCGACCGCGTGGTACCGGTCGCTGGACAAACCCGGCTGGCAGCCCCCGCCATGGGTGTTCCCGGCCGTGTGGACCCCGCTGTACGCCTCGATCGCCTGGAGCGCCGGACACGCGCTCGGCCGCGCCCGCGGCCGCGAACGCGCCGCCCTGGCCGCCGCGTACGGGACGAACCTGGCGGTGAACGCCGGGTGGACCTGGCTCTTCTTCGGCCTGCGCAGCCCCGCCGCGGGCGTCGCGGGCAGCGTCCTGCTGGACGCCGACACGCTGGCCCTGATCAGGCGGACGGCCCGGCACGACCCCGCGGCCGCCGCCGCGCTGGCGCCCTACGCCGCGTGGTGCCTGTTCGCCACCGCGCTCAGCGGATCACTGGCCCGCCGCAACGGCTGAGCGCCCCTCCGCCGCCCCGACCTCGAACGGACGGGGTGCCCGCCACGGCGGTGATCCGGCCGGGCAGGCCCTCGGCGAAGGGCCGGAACAGCACCGGGACGAGGTGCCACGCGTACGCCTCCGTCGGCGACGGGACCGACGCCGGTCGCTGCCGGAGGCGTACGCGCGGCAGGGTAATGCGCCGCAGGGGTGTGCGTGGCACGGGTGTGGGCGGACCGGGGATGTGCGGCAGGGGCGTGCGTGGCACGGTTGTGGGCGGACCGGGGATGTGCGGCAGGGATGTGCGTGGCACAGGAACGCGCGGCACGGGCATGCGCGGACCGGGTGTGCGGCACAGGAACGCGCGGCACAGGTGTGCGCAGTACAGGAGCGCGTGGCACAGGCGTGCGCGGACCCGCAGTGGGCATCCGCGCGGAGAGCCGGAAGTACCGGCGGACCAGGAGCAGCGGAGGGAACCCGCCATGACCGCACCCGACCGGACGCCCAAAACGCCCGACCTGCCGCCCGCCCCCGGGACGGAGGCGCCGGACATGGAGGTGGTGGTGCCCGACACCGGCCCGGCCGCCGAGGAGGGCCGCGATCGCACCGAGGGGCCGGCCCCCGAGCGGAACCGCACCGCCGCCGAGACCACCGAGGCCCGGAGCGAGGACGAGCCCCCCGACTGACCGCCCCGGGACGGCCCGGCGCGTGGGTGCCCCGCGGCCTGCGCGTCCGGGGGCGCCCCGGGGATGCGGCAGGGGGGCCGGTCGCCCCCCGTTGTTGCTCCGACCAGGACTCCGCGCTCCGGTCCGGCGTCCTCCGGACGGGTGGCCGGGCTGGGCCGCACGGGTGGCCGGGCGGCGTCAGGGCCCGTCGGCGGTGAACCCGGGGCGGTGGCGGGGGACAGTACGTCTCGGCCGACCCGTCGCGTGCCGTCCGTACGCGCCGCCGGCCCGAGCACCCCGAACCGAGGGTGCCGCCCCGTCCGGGACGGCGCCCTTCCCGACATCGAGGAGTCGACATGTCCCGCACCCGCAAGTACTTCGCCGTCGTCGCGCTGGCCGCCACCGCCGTCCTGGGCACCGCCGGAGCGGCCTCCGCGTCCGCCGGCGCCCAGGGTGTGGCCGTCGGCTCGCCCGGCGTCCTGTCCGGCAACGTGATCCAGATCCCCGTGCACATCCCGGTCAACGTGTGCGGCAACAGCATCAACCTGATCGGCGCGCTGAACCCGGCGTTCGGCAACTCCTGCGCCAACATCGGCTGACCACCCCGGACCGGCGGGTCCGCACCGTGACCCGCCACCGGCCCGCGGGCCCCTCCCGGAACCGGGAGGGGCCCGCGCGCGTGCCGGGAAGCCGGGCGGGGCTCAGGAGCGCCGGCTCCTGCGGACGACCAGCCAGATCACCACGCCGACGATCAGCACCAGCAGGATCGACACGGCCAGGAAGCCGATCAGGCCGCCCTTGGACTTCTTCTTTTTCTTCTTCGCCGAGCTCTTCGCCAGCTGCACGGACTCCTGCGCCCGCTGCCCGGCCGACACGTGCACCTGCCCGCCGGCCGCCGGAGCGGACCCCTGCGGCCCGGCCGCGACCGCCGCCGTGCGCGGCACCGGGGTCGTGGCCGCCGCCGTGCCGGTGGCCGACACGGCGCCGCCGCCGGCCAGCGCCAGGGCGAGCAGCACCCCCGCCAGACGTCTCCTCATCTGTCCCACCTCGTTCCCGACCGGCCCCAGCGGCCCGCGTCCGGCTCACTGTGGCAGCCGCCGGGCCCGCCGCGGCAGGGGTCGGGAGCGGCCCGTTCCGAGACTGTGACGCTGTAACAGCGCCGTGCCGCACCGCCGGAGGGGTGACCGGGGCCCGCCGGGGGCGGGCTACTTGCCGTCGGAGAGGCCCAGGGCCTGGAGGTCGACGCCGCCGTAGGCGTCGGTGACGTAGACGTTGGTGAGACGGGGGTTGCGGTAGTTGAGGGTGCGGGTGGCGAGGTAGGGGAGGTAGTAGGC
The window above is part of the Kitasatospora sp. NA04385 genome. Proteins encoded here:
- the galE gene encoding UDP-glucose 4-epimerase GalE gives rise to the protein MGTYLVTGGAGYVGSVVAAHLLEAGHRVTVLDDLSTGFAEGVPEGAEFVRGRIQDAAGVLDSSFDAVLHFAASSQVGESVADPEKYWRNNVAGSLELVAAMRKAGVGRLVFSSTAAVYGEPEQVPIKESARTSPTNAYGATKLAVDHLITSEAIAHGLAAVSLRYFNVAGAYGRYGERHEPESHLIPLVFQAALGQRPHIAVFGEDYPTPDGTCIRDYIHIADLAEAHLLALAAARPGEHLICNLGNGTGFSVREVIESVRRVTGREIPVQVADRRPGDPAVLVAAADRAREALGWTPRHPDLDRIVADAWEFTLAHRA
- a CDS encoding glutamate--cysteine ligase; translated protein: MLTVGVEEEYLLLDAATGVPVARAEQVRQTAGLQPAIDRSEVQRELLQAQLEIATPVCETLDEVAAHLERLRGALAAAAAEHGCRLAACGAAPFADRLAVPVSDTPRYRTIRAEAPQLTDEQLINGMHVHTAVPDRGAGVAVLNGLRRWLPLLVALSANSPLWNGTDTGFADWRTVVFSRWPISGVPPRFDGAADYDERIHALVDTGLVGDTGGLYWQARLSERYPTVETRAMDVQLRVDEAVMLAGLVRAITATLLTDPGRAAAPPEPHPEALAAAVWYAARRGCTERLPDPLTGTLDSPPVVVDRVLDALGPALRRNGDAQWVEPLLARLLTEGNGAVRQRRELRRNGRAGLVDLISAVTDGTPSGSPATSSGSPATPSGNAVTDGTPSEPVGDPAG
- a CDS encoding PP2C family protein-serine/threonine phosphatase encodes the protein MSGPVIDYPGVFQALPGAVALLTPDLVFADVNEAYLLLSGRDRAQVVGRFLFDVFPDNPGQPTASGVRNLHASLRRVLATGVRDAMALQRYDVEEAGRPGEWEERYWSTVNVPVLGPDGEVVLLVHRVEEVTELIKARGIRDSGRTRVLGAELYSRARELQDVNERLRRAHAREREVALHLQAAMLPALRPPDHHRAAVRYRPAAGALNVCGDWYDLVELPGDGRTAVAVGDVVGHGLRAAGVMGQLRSALSAASRVAAGPAQALEVLDRYARSVDGAENSTAVSVFIDRAERTLAYSCAGHPPPALCGPDGAVTFLDRATDPPLGARPEWAGRPQARTAFVEGSVLVLYTDGLVERRREDIDVGLARLARSLARHRRAEPGPLADALLADLVPPAGLTDDTALVVLRL
- a CDS encoding TspO/MBR family protein yields the protein MRTRWTTRQTKARRAVPYAGAALAVAAAAAVGARAAGPATAWYRSLDKPGWQPPPWVFPAVWTPLYASIAWSAGHALGRARGRERAALAAAYGTNLAVNAGWTWLFFGLRSPAAGVAGSVLLDADTLALIRRTARHDPAAAAALAPYAAWCLFATALSGSLARRNG
- a CDS encoding chaplin — its product is MSRTRKYFAVVALAATAVLGTAGAASASAGAQGVAVGSPGVLSGNVIQIPVHIPVNVCGNSINLIGALNPAFGNSCANIG